From Camelus dromedarius isolate mCamDro1 chromosome 12, mCamDro1.pat, whole genome shotgun sequence, the proteins below share one genomic window:
- the CTR9 gene encoding RNA polymerase-associated protein CTR9 homolog, with product MSRGSIEIPLRDTDEVIELDFDQLPEGDEVISILKQEHTQLHIWIALALEYYKQGKTEEFVKLLEAARIDGNLDYRDHEKDQMTCLDTLAAYYVQQARKEKNKDNKKDLITQATLLYTMADKIIMYDQNHLLGRACFCLLEGDKMDQADAQFHFVLNQSPNNIPALLGKACISFNKKDYRGALAYYKKALRTNPGCPAEVRLGMGHCFVKLNKLEKARLAFSRALELNPKCVGALVGLAVLELNNKEADSIKNGVQLLSRAYTIDPSNPMVLNHLANHFFFKKDYSKVQHLALHAFHNTEVEAMQAESCYQLARSFHVQEDYDQAFQYYYQATQFASSSFVLPFFGLGQMYIYRGDKENASQCFEKVLKAYPNNYETMKILGSLYAASEDQEKRDIAKGHLKKVTEQYPDDVEAWIELAQILEQTDIQGALSAYGTATRILQEKVQADVPPEILNNVGALHFRLGNLGEAKKYFLASLDRAKAEAEHDEHYYNAISVTTSYNLARLYEAMCEFHEAEKLYKNILREHPNYVDCYLRLGAMARDKGNFYEASDWFKEALQINQDHPDAWSLIGNLHLAKQEWGPGQKKFERILKQPATQSDTYSMLALGNVWLQTLHQPTRDREKEKRHQDRALAIYKQVLRNDAKNLYAANGIGAVLAHKGYFREARDVFAQVREATADISDVWLNLAHIYVEQKQYISAVQMYENCLRKFYKHQNTEVVLYLARALFKCGKLQECKQTLLKARHVAPNDTVLMFNVALVLQRLATSVLKDEKSNLKEVLNAVKELELAHRYFSYLSKVGDKMRFDLALAATEARQCSDLLSQAQYHVARARKQDEEERELRAKQEQEKELLRQKLLKEQEEKRLREKEEQKKLLEQRAQYVEKTKNILMFTGETEATKEKKRGGGGGRRSKKGGEFDEFVNDDTDEDLPVSKKKKRRKGSGSEPEGEEEEGGERRKKKRRRPPKGDEGSDDEETENGPKPKKRRPPKAEKKKAPKPERLPPSMKGKIKSKAIISSSDDSSDEDKLKIADEGHPRRSRSHSHSDSDEGSGKKGASSESESDESLNEAGSEAGSPRRPRRPRSEEDSDSDQPARKRRPSGSEPSDNESLQSGRSRSGASELDSRPASPSPSAESDRDSDRGSDIEGSGRGSGNDSEPEGSNNEASDRGSERGSDESD from the exons ATGTCGCGGGGCTCCATCGAGATTCCCCTCCGGGACACTGACGAG gtCATTGAACTTGACTTCGATCAGTTACCGGAGGGAGATGAAGTTATCAGTATTCTGAAACAGGAACACACACAACTGCACATATGGATTGCTTTGGCA CTGGAATACTACAAgcaaggaaaaacagaagagttTGTAAAGTTGTTGGAAGCAGCACGTATAGATGGCAATTTGGACTATAGAGACCATGAAAAAGACCAGATGACTTGCTTGGATACTTTGGCAGCCTACTATGTACAACAAGCTCggaaggaaaagaataaggaCAACAAGAAAGATCTTATTACACAAGCAACACTGCTGTATACAATGGCGGATAAAATTATTATGTATGATCAG aaccaCTTGTTGGGAAGAGCCTGCTTCTGCCTACTTGAAGGGGACAAAATGGATCAGGCTGATGCACAGTTTCACTTTGTACTTAACCAGTCTCCAAATAATATTCCAGCTCTTCTTG gtAAAGCTTGCATTTCATTCAACAAGAAGGATTACAGGGGAGCTCTTGCTTACTATAAGAAAGCCTTGCGTACTAACCCAGGGTGTCCAG cgGAAGTTCGTTTAGGAATGGGCCATTGCTTTGTGAAACTTAACAAATTGGAGAAGGCGCGTCTGGCATTCAGCAGAGCCCTGGAACTCAATCCCAAATGTGTAGGGGCATTGGTGGGACTGGCTGTTCTGGAACTCAACAATAAAGAG GCTGACTCTATCAAGAACGGCGTCCAGCTTCTTTCCAGGGCCTATACTATTGACCCCAGCAACCCTATGGTCTTGAACCACTTGGCAAACCACTTTTTCTTCAAAAAG GATTACAGTAAAGTCCAGCACCTGGCTCTCCATGCATTCCACAACACAGAAGTGGAGGCTATGCAAGCAGAAAGTTGCTACCAGTTGGCTAGATCATTCCACGTCCAG gaAGATTATGACCAAGCTTTCCAGTACTACTATCAAGCCACACAGTTTGCTTCCTCGTCTTTCGTGCTGCCATTTTTTGGCTTGGGACAAATGTACATTTATCGAGGTGACAAAGAAAATGCATCTCAGTGCTTTGAGAAAGTTTTGAAAGCTTATCCTAATAATTACGAAACTATGAAAATTCTTGGCTCTCTATATGCTGCCTCAGAAGATCAAGAGAAGCGAGATATCGCCAag GGCCATTTGAAGAAGGTCACAGAACAATATCCTGATGATGTTGAAGCTTGGATTGAATTGGCACAAATCTTAGAACAGACTGATATCCAG GGTGCCCTGTCAGCCTATGGAACAGCAACACGGATCCTTCAGGAGAAAGTGCAGGCTGATGTCCCCCCGGAGATTTTGAATAACGTGGGTGCCCTTCATTTCAGACTTGGGAATCTAGGAGAAGCAAAG aaataCTTTTTGGCATCACTGGATCGTGCAAAGGCAGAAGCTGAGCATGATGAACATTATTACAATGCCATTTCTGTTACAACGTCATACAATTTAGCCAGGCTGTATGAGGCCATGTGTGAATTCCATGAAGcagaaaaactatataaaaacatCTTACGGGAACATCCTAATTATGTTGACT GCTATCTGCGTCTAGGAGCCATGGCTAGAGATAAAGGAAACTTTTATGAGGCTTCAGATTGGTTTAAGGAAGCTCTTCAGATTAATCAG GACCATCCTGATGCTTGGTCTTTAATCGGTAATCTTCATTTGGCAAAACAAGAATGGGGTCCAGGCCAGAAGAAATTCGAGAGGATATTAAAACAGCCAGCTACACAGAGTGACACTTACTCAATGCTGGCCCTTGGCAACGTCTGGCTGCAAACTTTGCATCAGCCCACCCGAGATAGAGAAAAG GAAAAGCGTCATCAAGATCGTGCTCTGGCCATCTATAAGCAAGTACTCAGAAATGATGCAAAGAATCTGTATGCTGCTAATGGCATAG GAGCTGTGTTGGCCCACAAAGGATATTTCCGTGAAGCTCGTGATGTATTTGCCCAAGTAAGAGAAGCAACAGCAGATATCAGTGATGTGTGGTTGAACCTAGCACACATCTACGTGGAACAAAAACAATATATCAGCGCCGTTCAGATG TATGAAAACTGCCTCAGAAAGTTCTATAAACACCAGAACACCGAAGTTGTGCTCTATTTGGCCCGGGCGCTCTTCAAGTGTGGCAAGCTACAGGAATGCAAGCAGACTTTGCTGAAG gCTAGACATGTGGCACCCAATGACACAGTTCTTATGTTCAATGTGGCCTTGGTCCTGCAAAGATTAGCTACCTCTGTCCTGAAAGATGAAAAGAGTAATCTGAAGGAAGTACTTAATGCTGTGAAAGAACTGGAGCTTGCACACAG ATACTTCAGTTACTTGAGTAAAGTGGGAGATAAAATGAGATTCGACTTGGCCCTCGCTGCTACAGAAGCCAG GCAGTGCTCTGACTTACTGAGCCAGGCCCAATACCACGTGGCCCGGGCGCGAAAACAGGACGAAGAAGAAAGGGAGTTGCGGGCCAAacaagaacaggaaaaagaacTATTAAGGCAGAAACTTCTCAAAGAAcag GAAGAGAAACGtctcagagaaaaagaagaacaaaagaaactTCTGGAGCAGCGGGCCCAGTATGTCGAGAAGACCAAAAATATTCTTATGTTTACTGGAGAGACTGAAGCAacgaaagagaagaaaagaggtgGCGGTGGGGGCCGG CGTTCCAAGAAGGGAGGAGAGTTTGATGAATTTGTCAACGATGACACCGATGAGGACCTGCCTGTCtccaaaaagaagaagaggaggaagggcagtggTAGCGAACCAGAGGGCgaagaggaggagggtggtgagaggaggaagaagaagaggaggag GCCTCCGAAGGGAGACGAAGGATCTgatgatgaggaaacagaaaatggCCCCAAACCGAAAAAGCGCCGTCCACCAAAAGCGGAGAAGAAGAAGGCT CCCAAGCCGGAACGTCTGCCTCCTTcaatgaagggaaaaataaaatccaaagccaTAATATCATCAAGTGACGATTCATCTGATGAAGATAAACTTAAAATTGCTGATGAAGG ACACCCCCGCCGCAGCCGGAGCCACAGCCACAGCGACTCGGACGAGGGCAGCGGGAAGAAGGGCGCGTCTTCGGAGAGCGAGTCGGATGAGAGCCTGAACGAGGCCGGCAGCGAGGCCGGCAGCccccggcggccgcggcggccgcGCTCCGAGGAGGATTCAGACAGCGACCAGCCGGCCCGCAAGCGAAGGCCCTCGGGCTCCGAACCGTCCGACAACGAGTCCCTACAGTCCGGGAGGAGCCGCTCGGGGGCTTCGGAGCTGGACTCTCGGCCCGCATCCCCGTCTCCCAGCGCCGAGTCTGACCGCGACTCCGACCGAGGGTCGGATATCGAGGGTTCCGGCCGAGGCTCCGGCAATGACTCCGAACCCGAGGGGTCCAACAATGAGGCCTCGGATCGGGGCTCGGAACGTGGGTCAGATGAGAGCGActag